In the Catenulispora sp. MAP5-51 genome, one interval contains:
- a CDS encoding permease: MGAITHALRITGSMTWQITWALILGFTLSAIIQAVVRKSTIGRLLGDNRPRTLAVASLLGAASSSCSYAAVALARSLFRKGADFTAATAFAFGSTNLVLELGVILWLLMGWQFTAAEFVGGPVMIVVLALLFRRFMKPALLREAREQADRGVAGSMEGHAAMDMAVAGDGSFWRRLLSRAGFTSVSHVFVMEWAAILRDLVIGLFIAGAIAAWVPDSFWEHFFLSGHPVLSGLWGPLIGPVVAVISFVCSIGNVPLALVLWKGGISFGGVTAFIFADLLILPILNIYKKYYGKRMAWFMLWTFFIAMAGAGYVVELLFNAFGWVPERGGTTVMTEGVTWNYTTWLNIVFLVLALVLVVRFLRTGGRAMLRMMGGGPMDHESMEHSGH; the protein is encoded by the coding sequence ATGGGTGCGATCACACATGCGTTGAGAATCACGGGATCCATGACTTGGCAGATCACCTGGGCGCTGATCCTGGGCTTCACCCTCTCGGCGATCATCCAGGCGGTGGTGCGCAAGTCGACGATCGGGCGGCTGCTCGGCGACAACCGGCCGCGGACGCTGGCGGTCGCCTCGTTGCTGGGGGCGGCGTCGTCCTCGTGCTCCTACGCCGCGGTGGCGCTGGCGCGCTCGTTGTTCCGCAAGGGCGCGGACTTCACCGCCGCGACCGCGTTCGCCTTCGGCTCCACCAACCTGGTACTGGAACTCGGCGTGATCCTGTGGCTGCTGATGGGCTGGCAGTTCACGGCGGCGGAGTTCGTCGGCGGCCCGGTGATGATCGTGGTGCTGGCGCTGCTGTTCCGGCGCTTCATGAAGCCGGCCCTGCTGCGCGAGGCGCGGGAGCAGGCCGATCGCGGGGTCGCGGGCTCCATGGAGGGGCACGCGGCGATGGACATGGCGGTGGCCGGGGACGGCTCGTTCTGGCGGCGGCTGCTCTCGCGCGCCGGGTTCACCTCGGTGTCGCACGTGTTCGTGATGGAGTGGGCCGCGATCCTGCGGGACCTGGTGATCGGGCTGTTCATCGCCGGGGCGATCGCGGCCTGGGTTCCGGACTCGTTCTGGGAGCACTTCTTCCTGTCCGGGCACCCGGTGTTGAGCGGGCTGTGGGGGCCGCTGATCGGCCCGGTGGTGGCGGTGATCAGCTTCGTGTGCTCGATCGGGAACGTGCCGCTGGCCCTGGTGCTGTGGAAGGGCGGGATCAGCTTCGGCGGCGTGACCGCGTTCATCTTCGCGGACCTGCTGATCCTGCCGATCCTGAACATCTACAAGAAGTACTACGGCAAGCGGATGGCCTGGTTCATGCTGTGGACGTTCTTCATCGCGATGGCCGGCGCGGGATACGTCGTGGAGCTGCTGTTCAACGCCTTCGGGTGGGTCCCGGAGCGCGGCGGGACGACGGTGATGACCGAGGGCGTGACGTGGAACTACACCACCTGGCTGAACATCGTGTTCCTGGTGCTGGCGCTCGTGCTCGTGGTGCGGTTCCTGCGCACTGGCGGCCGGGCGATGCTGCGGATGATGGGCGGCGGGCCCATGGATCATGAATCCATGGAACACAGCGGACACTAG
- a CDS encoding electron transfer flavoprotein subunit beta: protein MKIVVLTKHVPQAMAEVTFGRDLTMDRSAVRCRLQDADEYAVEQAARIACRRLDVQVTALTMGPSGASGALRSALARGADEGVHVLDDALHGSDAPATSLVLAAACRRLGFDLVLCGTASTDSAMSVIPAMLAERLGVPALCCCDSVRTDEDMLFATREDGAGTEDLAAAMPAVVSVTDRSGEPRYPRFEAVADARQKLVRTWSLADLGIGADEVGLAAAATKVTGVTRAEERTTTVTGDPATAAARIADFLTLRQFL from the coding sequence ATGAAGATCGTCGTTTTGACCAAGCACGTCCCGCAAGCGATGGCGGAGGTGACGTTCGGGCGGGATCTGACCATGGACCGGTCGGCGGTGCGCTGCCGGCTGCAGGACGCCGACGAATACGCGGTCGAGCAGGCCGCGCGCATCGCCTGCCGTCGTCTCGACGTGCAGGTCACCGCCCTGACCATGGGCCCGTCCGGAGCTTCCGGCGCGCTGCGCTCCGCGCTGGCCCGCGGCGCCGACGAGGGCGTGCACGTCCTGGACGACGCCCTGCACGGCAGCGACGCCCCGGCCACCTCCCTGGTCCTGGCCGCCGCCTGCCGCCGCCTGGGCTTCGACCTGGTCCTGTGCGGCACCGCCTCCACGGACTCCGCGATGTCGGTGATCCCGGCGATGCTCGCCGAACGCCTCGGCGTGCCGGCCCTGTGCTGCTGCGACTCCGTGCGCACCGACGAGGACATGCTCTTCGCCACCCGCGAGGACGGCGCCGGCACTGAGGACCTGGCCGCCGCGATGCCCGCCGTGGTCTCGGTCACCGACCGCAGCGGCGAACCCCGCTACCCCCGCTTCGAGGCCGTCGCCGACGCCCGCCAGAAGCTGGTCCGCACCTGGTCCCTGGCGGATCTGGGCATCGGGGCCGACGAGGTCGGCCTGGCCGCCGCCGCGACGAAGGTCACCGGCGTCACCCGCGCCGAGGAGCGCACCACGACCGTGACCGGGGACCCCGCCACGGCGGCCGCCCGGATCGCCGACTTCCTGACCCTCCGACAGTTCCTCTGA
- a CDS encoding (Fe-S)-binding protein, which yields MAVRLIIGAAITLTAFALAGRRVLMLYRLGRTMQPAEPGRIDQPGRRLWAVVTEVFGQRKLLKWSGPGAAHFAVFWGFVILGATIVEGFGALFDRDFHIPLIGTDAWLGFLEDFFIVAVLAGLLAFAVIRLRQNPDKAGRGSRFFGSHTTAAWVVLFMIFNVMWTLLLYRGAQINTGNFPFPHGAFASQAAGHLLHGAGKTGNDVLETAGLLLSLGVVLSFLVLVVHSKHLHIFLAPFNIAFSRRPRALGPLLPVYSAGKAVDFEDPGEDDKIGRGAIEDFTWKGLLDLATCTECGRCQSQCPAWNTEKPLSPKLLIMSLRDHALAKAPYLLAEGEEAKAVLETTAVDVFAEAQRPLVGGEDVNGVIDPDILWSCVTCGACVEQCPVDIEHVDHIVDMRRYQVLIEAEFPREAGTMLRNLEKNGDPWGRGAKARLEWTAGLPFEVRVLGAGGEERIPDDVEYLFWVGCAGSLDDNAKKTSRNVAELLHEAGVEFMILGSGETCTGDAARRLGQEFLFHELASQNVETLNAAGAKKVVVTCAHCFNTLANEYPQLGGHYEVVHHTELLAKLIKEGAIMPAGEVDVAVTYHDPCYLGRHNRVFDAPRDILGTIPGVKLTEMPRNREKSFCCGAGGARMWMEETIGSRINETRTDEALGTSPDLVTAACPYCIVMLTDGVATRKQQGKADEAVRVADVSEVLLRSVRKPGEASAGTGTSTGTAGQEPATKP from the coding sequence GTGGCTGTACGACTCATCATCGGCGCGGCGATCACGCTCACGGCGTTCGCATTGGCCGGACGCCGTGTGCTGATGCTCTATCGCTTGGGCCGCACGATGCAGCCGGCAGAGCCGGGGCGCATAGACCAGCCGGGACGGCGGCTGTGGGCCGTCGTGACCGAGGTCTTCGGGCAGCGCAAGCTGCTGAAGTGGTCCGGTCCCGGCGCCGCGCACTTCGCGGTGTTCTGGGGCTTCGTCATCCTCGGCGCGACCATCGTGGAGGGCTTCGGCGCGCTGTTCGACCGGGACTTCCACATCCCGCTCATCGGCACCGACGCCTGGCTGGGCTTCCTGGAGGACTTCTTCATCGTCGCGGTCCTGGCCGGGCTGCTGGCCTTCGCCGTGATCCGGCTGCGGCAGAACCCCGACAAGGCCGGCCGCGGGTCCCGCTTCTTCGGCTCGCACACCACCGCCGCGTGGGTCGTGCTCTTCATGATCTTCAACGTCATGTGGACCCTGCTGCTCTACCGGGGCGCGCAGATCAACACCGGGAACTTCCCCTTCCCGCACGGCGCGTTCGCCAGCCAGGCCGCCGGCCACCTGCTGCACGGCGCCGGCAAGACCGGCAACGACGTCCTCGAGACCGCCGGCCTGCTGCTCTCGCTCGGCGTGGTCCTGAGCTTCCTGGTGCTGGTCGTGCACTCCAAGCACCTGCACATCTTCCTGGCCCCGTTCAACATCGCCTTCTCCCGCCGCCCCCGCGCCCTGGGCCCGCTGCTGCCGGTCTACTCGGCCGGCAAGGCCGTGGACTTCGAGGACCCGGGCGAGGACGACAAGATCGGCCGCGGCGCGATCGAGGACTTCACCTGGAAGGGCCTGCTGGACCTGGCCACCTGCACCGAGTGCGGCCGCTGCCAGTCGCAGTGCCCGGCCTGGAACACCGAGAAGCCGCTGAGTCCGAAGCTGCTCATCATGAGCCTGCGCGACCACGCGCTGGCCAAGGCTCCGTACCTGCTGGCCGAGGGCGAGGAGGCCAAGGCCGTCCTGGAGACGACCGCCGTCGACGTCTTCGCCGAGGCCCAGCGCCCGCTGGTCGGCGGCGAAGACGTCAACGGCGTCATCGACCCGGACATCCTGTGGTCCTGCGTCACCTGCGGGGCCTGTGTCGAGCAGTGCCCCGTGGACATCGAGCACGTCGACCACATCGTCGACATGCGCCGCTACCAGGTCCTCATCGAGGCGGAGTTCCCGCGCGAGGCCGGCACGATGCTGCGCAACCTGGAGAAGAACGGCGACCCGTGGGGCCGCGGCGCCAAGGCCCGCCTGGAGTGGACGGCGGGCCTGCCCTTCGAGGTCCGGGTCCTGGGCGCGGGAGGCGAGGAGCGCATCCCCGACGACGTCGAGTACCTCTTCTGGGTCGGCTGCGCCGGCTCCCTGGACGACAACGCGAAGAAGACCTCCCGCAACGTCGCCGAGCTCCTGCACGAGGCCGGCGTCGAGTTCATGATCCTGGGCTCGGGGGAGACCTGCACCGGCGACGCCGCCCGCCGCCTGGGCCAGGAGTTCCTGTTCCACGAACTGGCCTCGCAGAACGTGGAGACGCTCAACGCCGCCGGCGCCAAGAAGGTCGTCGTCACCTGCGCGCACTGCTTCAACACCCTGGCCAACGAGTATCCGCAGCTCGGCGGCCACTACGAGGTCGTGCACCACACCGAGCTGCTGGCCAAGCTCATCAAGGAGGGCGCGATCATGCCGGCCGGCGAGGTGGACGTCGCGGTCACCTACCACGACCCCTGCTACCTGGGCCGCCACAACCGCGTTTTCGACGCCCCGCGCGACATCCTGGGCACCATCCCCGGCGTGAAGCTGACCGAGATGCCGCGCAACCGCGAGAAGTCGTTCTGCTGCGGGGCCGGCGGCGCGCGGATGTGGATGGAGGAGACGATCGGCTCGCGGATCAACGAGACCCGGACCGACGAGGCCCTGGGCACCTCGCCGGACCTGGTGACCGCCGCCTGCCCCTACTGCATCGTGATGCTCACCGACGGCGTGGCCACCCGCAAGCAGCAGGGCAAGGCCGACGAGGCGGTGCGGGTCGCGGACGTCTCCGAGGTGCTGCTGCGCTCGGTGCGCAAGCCCGGCGAGGCTTCAGCGGGCACTGGCACGAGCACGGGCACGGCCGGCCAGGAACCGGCTACGAAGCCGTGA
- a CDS encoding DUF6183 family protein, with amino-acid sequence MAEKIERTIRLLRDLGRTADAEPGKVIRWVRAESERRCADGDSAYLGDLGVELLQCHRAEPRAWQYLHTFDHLFKLLAGVCGNGDLSQALRLIAAGRDAGHDIDRLAAALLVAEGPRTGLAAAVEGSGDDGDTFRACLVHELVLREGTLARRPRIAEWASSAAMRRHPLGWLPLELAGFEAGWDQGPPAIGEADREIRIAPGERPAWPATDVSTQAVADAVSAAVLNWAEDSNGEIEARVFDLGEAVTPENILEALAGLGLQCLEAGSVPFRLAVFGVEAYVAWWILFHAALDGSAYGRGRHGAYSRLFAWRSLAALAGAAEGASPQEVWERAQQCTWFGFDAESPWYTHVFWDIGLVAVRPGGESLAVLAATDTD; translated from the coding sequence GTGGCGGAAAAGATCGAGCGAACCATCCGGTTGCTGCGCGACCTCGGGCGCACCGCCGACGCCGAGCCGGGGAAGGTCATCCGCTGGGTGCGTGCCGAGTCGGAGCGGCGTTGCGCCGACGGCGACAGCGCGTACCTCGGGGATCTCGGCGTCGAATTGCTTCAGTGCCATCGGGCCGAACCCCGGGCCTGGCAGTACCTGCATACCTTCGACCACTTGTTCAAACTGCTCGCCGGGGTCTGCGGCAACGGCGACCTGTCCCAGGCGCTCCGGCTGATCGCGGCCGGCCGGGACGCCGGGCACGACATCGACCGGCTCGCCGCGGCCCTGCTGGTCGCCGAGGGCCCGCGCACCGGCCTGGCGGCGGCGGTCGAGGGCTCCGGGGACGACGGCGACACCTTCCGCGCCTGCCTGGTGCACGAGCTCGTCCTGCGGGAGGGCACGCTCGCGCGGCGGCCGCGGATCGCCGAGTGGGCGTCCTCGGCGGCGATGCGGCGCCATCCGCTCGGCTGGCTGCCGCTGGAGCTGGCCGGGTTCGAAGCCGGCTGGGACCAGGGGCCGCCCGCTATCGGCGAGGCGGACCGCGAGATCAGGATCGCGCCGGGCGAGCGGCCGGCGTGGCCGGCGACCGACGTGAGCACCCAGGCGGTGGCGGACGCGGTGTCGGCGGCCGTCCTGAACTGGGCCGAGGACTCCAACGGCGAGATCGAGGCGAGGGTGTTCGACCTCGGCGAAGCCGTGACGCCGGAGAACATCCTCGAAGCCCTGGCCGGGCTCGGCCTGCAGTGCCTGGAGGCCGGGAGCGTCCCGTTCCGGCTGGCCGTGTTCGGCGTGGAGGCGTACGTGGCGTGGTGGATCCTGTTCCACGCCGCCTTGGACGGCAGCGCCTACGGCCGGGGCCGCCACGGCGCCTACAGCCGGCTGTTCGCCTGGCGCTCGCTGGCCGCGCTCGCCGGGGCGGCGGAGGGCGCCAGTCCTCAGGAGGTGTGGGAGCGGGCTCAGCAGTGCACCTGGTTCGGCTTCGACGCGGAATCTCCCTGGTACACCCACGTCTTCTGGGACATCGGTCTGGTCGCGGTCCGTCCCGGCGGGGAGAGCCTGGCCGTGCTCGCCGCGACCGACACCGATTGA
- a CDS encoding electron transfer flavoprotein subunit alpha/FixB family protein produces MAKVVALVDRDAREGTVARSACALLTLARRLGEPVAVCAGAPDEEEIRVLGRYGATEIWCPGSSALPEQRGISESKRGTDTDLLAAVAQHLHPAAILIAATRRGQETAARLAIRLDSGIITDAVDVRSGPVAVQRCLADSHLVESTVVRGTPIITVRPEAAVPEPSPAAPILHTIAVEPSEARAPRIAATPKPRAACPALDHADIVVAGGRGIGSQSTFAVLADVAETLGAALAGSHTAAELGWIPAEARVGITGKVVNPRLYLACGVSGSVRHRAGMQGAKTVVAIGDDPAAPIFKLAALGVVGDTREILPALLAEIERRSTFPSQ; encoded by the coding sequence ATGGCGAAAGTGGTGGCGCTCGTCGACCGCGACGCGCGCGAGGGCACGGTGGCGCGCTCGGCGTGCGCGCTGCTGACGCTGGCCCGGCGGCTGGGGGAGCCGGTCGCGGTGTGCGCGGGCGCGCCCGATGAGGAGGAGATCAGGGTTCTGGGGCGCTACGGCGCTACGGAGATCTGGTGCCCGGGCAGTTCTGCGCTGCCTGAGCAGCGGGGTATAAGCGAATCCAAACGAGGCACCGACACCGACCTCCTGGCAGCAGTGGCGCAGCATCTCCATCCCGCCGCGATCCTCATAGCCGCGACCCGCCGAGGCCAGGAAACCGCCGCCCGCCTGGCGATCCGCCTCGACTCCGGCATCATCACCGACGCCGTCGACGTCCGCTCCGGCCCGGTCGCCGTCCAGCGCTGCCTCGCGGATTCGCACCTCGTCGAGTCGACCGTCGTCCGCGGCACCCCGATCATCACCGTCCGTCCCGAGGCCGCCGTTCCCGAGCCGAGTCCCGCGGCCCCGATTCTCCACACCATCGCCGTCGAGCCCTCCGAAGCCCGCGCTCCGCGCATAGCCGCGACCCCCAAGCCCCGCGCCGCATGCCCCGCCCTGGACCACGCCGACATCGTCGTCGCCGGCGGCCGCGGCATCGGCTCGCAGTCCACCTTCGCCGTCCTCGCCGACGTCGCCGAAACCCTCGGCGCGGCGCTGGCCGGCTCACACACCGCCGCCGAGCTCGGCTGGATCCCGGCCGAGGCGCGCGTCGGCATCACCGGCAAGGTCGTCAACCCGCGCCTCTACCTGGCCTGCGGTGTCTCCGGCTCGGTCCGGCACCGCGCCGGGATGCAGGGCGCGAAGACCGTCGTCGCGATCGGCGACGATCCCGCGGCGCCGATCTTCAAGCTCGCCGCACTCGGTGTCGTCGGCGACACCCGCGAAATCCTGCCCGCGCTGCTCGCAGAAATCGAAAGGCGTTCCACCTTCCCCTCGCAATGA
- a CDS encoding NAD-dependent epimerase/dehydratase family protein, translated as MRLLILGGSAFLGRAVAAGALAAGHEVTVFNRGRTAPDVPGVQAVRGDRESKEDLARLAGHGPWDAIVDTSGYVPRVVGDAVRALADSAATYVFMSTINVFPDWPAQPVTDDSPLHDCSPDAGPDDGDYGTLKAGCERVVARDFPGRALSLRLGLLLGPHEDIGRLPALLLRMADAGTTRTLRTLAPGDPSSPVNPIDVRDIADFVLTAVDQGLTGGYMVAGTPANASTYGELLEACIEATGSAAELDWVASDFLQTQDVEVWSELTIWIPPGEVPWETDTSRAEAAGLRCRPLRETVRDTWAWLAADDGAVRRSYQPRRPHGLTAEKERALLAAWDARA; from the coding sequence ATGCGACTTCTCATACTCGGCGGCAGCGCGTTCCTCGGCCGGGCCGTCGCGGCCGGGGCCCTGGCGGCCGGCCACGAGGTGACCGTGTTCAACCGCGGCCGTACCGCCCCGGACGTCCCCGGCGTCCAGGCCGTGCGCGGCGACCGCGAGTCCAAGGAGGACCTGGCGCGCCTGGCCGGCCACGGTCCCTGGGACGCGATCGTCGACACCTCCGGCTACGTCCCGCGGGTCGTCGGCGACGCGGTCCGCGCGCTGGCGGACAGCGCGGCGACGTACGTGTTCATGTCGACCATCAACGTCTTCCCCGACTGGCCGGCGCAGCCCGTCACCGACGACTCCCCGCTCCACGACTGCTCCCCGGACGCCGGCCCCGACGACGGCGACTACGGCACCCTCAAGGCCGGCTGCGAGCGCGTCGTGGCCCGCGACTTCCCCGGCCGCGCCCTGTCCCTGCGGCTGGGCCTGCTGCTCGGCCCGCACGAGGACATCGGCCGCCTCCCGGCTCTGCTGCTCCGCATGGCCGACGCCGGCACCACCCGCACCCTGCGCACCCTGGCTCCCGGCGACCCCTCGTCCCCGGTGAACCCGATCGACGTCCGCGACATCGCAGACTTCGTCCTCACCGCTGTCGACCAGGGCCTGACCGGCGGCTACATGGTCGCCGGCACCCCCGCCAACGCCTCCACCTACGGCGAACTCCTCGAAGCCTGCATCGAGGCCACCGGCTCGGCGGCCGAGCTGGACTGGGTCGCGAGCGACTTCCTCCAGACGCAGGACGTCGAAGTCTGGAGCGAGCTGACCATCTGGATCCCGCCGGGCGAGGTGCCCTGGGAGACGGACACCTCCCGCGCCGAAGCGGCCGGGCTCCGCTGCCGCCCGCTGCGCGAGACCGTCCGGGACACCTGGGCCTGGCTGGCCGCCGACGACGGTGCCGTCCGGCGCTCCTACCAGCCGCGCAGGCCGCACGGGCTCACCGCCGAGAAGGAGCGCGCGCTACTGGCGGCCTGGGACGCGCGAGCTTAG
- a CDS encoding heavy-metal-associated domain-containing protein has translation MTELTVIQDEAPAASGCSCCAAPVSEAVATTPKESLVSETLTTAVYTVSGMTCGHCVKSVTEEVSAIDGVQKVDVVLETGQVTVTSAAPLPAEAVQAAVDEAGYTLVH, from the coding sequence ATGACCGAGCTGACCGTGATCCAGGACGAGGCGCCCGCCGCCTCGGGCTGTTCCTGTTGCGCCGCCCCTGTTTCCGAAGCCGTTGCGACCACGCCGAAGGAGAGCCTCGTGTCCGAGACCCTGACCACCGCCGTCTACACCGTATCGGGCATGACCTGCGGTCACTGCGTCAAGTCCGTGACGGAGGAGGTGAGCGCGATCGACGGCGTGCAGAAGGTGGACGTGGTGCTGGAGACCGGCCAGGTCACCGTCACCAGCGCCGCCCCGCTGCCGGCCGAGGCCGTCCAGGCCGCCGTCGACGAGGCCGGCTACACGCTGGTCCACTGA
- a CDS encoding DUF445 domain-containing protein — MTIVTKARPRDPLTPSELTRRRGMRRMKSVATGFLLAAAAVYITMKTLQNHGVTGWTGYVQAAAEAGMVGGLADWFAVTALFKHPLGLPIPHTAIIPKRKDQFGEGLGEFVGENFLSEEVIRGRLSALGISRRTGQWLSQPENAARVTKELATAVRGVLTVLRDEDIQKILGEAVTTRLAKADVATPLGGLLQRLTESGSHHQLVDILAARAHDWLEEHPEAIENAVSNEAPLWSPRFLDDAVARRLQRELVKLAGSVRDDQHHPVRGALDRFLADYAEELKSDSETRGRVEKVKANLLQHPELQGLVASGWTAMRSAVINAAEDPDSDLQARARQGLQSLGHRLETDTAMQEKADGWVREVAVHLVTTYRQEITSLITDTVAAWDGPATSRKIELQVGRDLQFIRINGTVVGALAGLLIYTITQLTL, encoded by the coding sequence ATAACGATCGTGACGAAAGCCCGGCCCCGTGACCCGCTGACCCCCAGCGAACTGACCAGGCGGCGCGGGATGCGCCGCATGAAGTCGGTGGCGACCGGGTTCTTGTTGGCGGCGGCGGCCGTCTACATCACGATGAAGACCCTCCAGAACCACGGCGTCACCGGCTGGACCGGCTACGTCCAGGCCGCCGCCGAGGCCGGCATGGTCGGCGGGTTGGCCGACTGGTTCGCCGTCACCGCGCTGTTCAAGCACCCGCTGGGCCTGCCGATCCCGCACACCGCGATCATCCCCAAGCGCAAGGACCAGTTCGGCGAGGGCCTCGGGGAGTTCGTCGGCGAGAACTTCCTGTCCGAGGAGGTCATCCGCGGCCGGCTGTCCGCGCTGGGCATCTCCCGCCGGACCGGCCAGTGGCTCTCGCAGCCGGAGAACGCCGCGCGCGTCACCAAGGAGCTGGCCACCGCGGTCCGCGGCGTGCTGACCGTCCTGCGCGACGAGGACATCCAGAAGATCCTCGGCGAGGCCGTCACCACCCGGCTGGCCAAGGCCGACGTCGCCACCCCGCTCGGCGGCCTGCTCCAGCGCCTCACCGAGTCCGGCAGCCACCACCAGCTGGTCGACATCCTCGCCGCGCGCGCCCACGACTGGCTGGAGGAGCACCCTGAGGCCATCGAGAACGCGGTGTCGAACGAGGCCCCGCTGTGGTCCCCGCGCTTCCTGGACGACGCCGTCGCCCGGCGCCTCCAGCGCGAGCTGGTGAAGCTGGCCGGCAGCGTCCGCGACGACCAGCACCACCCGGTGCGCGGCGCGCTGGACCGCTTCCTGGCCGACTACGCCGAGGAACTGAAGTCCGATTCCGAGACTCGCGGCCGCGTCGAAAAGGTAAAGGCCAACCTGCTCCAGCACCCCGAGCTCCAGGGCCTGGTCGCCTCCGGCTGGACCGCGATGCGCTCGGCGGTGATAAACGCCGCCGAGGACCCGGACAGCGACCTGCAGGCGCGGGCCCGGCAGGGGCTGCAGAGCCTGGGCCACCGCCTGGAGACCGACACGGCCATGCAGGAGAAGGCCGACGGCTGGGTCCGCGAGGTCGCGGTGCACCTGGTGACCACCTACCGCCAGGAGATCACGTCCCTGATCACCGACACCGTCGCGGCCTGGGACGGCCCGGCCACCTCGCGCAAGATCGAGCTCCAGGTCGGCCGCGACCTGCAGTTCATCCGGATCAACGGCACCGTCGTCGGCGCGCTGGCCGGGCTGCTGATCTACACCATCACGCAGCTCACGCTCTGA
- a CDS encoding lactonase family protein: protein MVDSANSYLLVGGYGTGVHCLRYDADGALSPVSSVDIADPSYVAYDSTRGVLTAVVEQEPAGRVASARFTVADGGGAVRDQTDSGGAAPCHLALHPDGTTLFVANYVSGTVAVFALDAEGRVAGSEPAQVIQHSGSGPRTDRQEGPHAHQVVVSPSGRWVLAVDLGTDAVYVYSYESESGRLSAQSHVQLPGGSGPRHLAFHGSGNYFYLLNEISWTVAVCSWDESTGVGEAGPEVPSRAAVDRAASDRAWCAAIRVSADDRFVYASNRIDDTIAVFAVVDDGAGLEQIEVVPAGGSWPRDIVLSPDGTLLFSANQHSDSITVFRVDAESGRLTPVGTPYAVTTPASLLPISG from the coding sequence ATGGTCGACTCTGCGAACTCGTATCTCCTCGTCGGCGGCTACGGCACGGGCGTGCACTGCCTGCGCTACGACGCCGACGGCGCCCTGTCCCCGGTGTCGTCGGTGGACATCGCCGACCCCTCCTACGTCGCCTATGACAGCACGCGCGGCGTCCTGACAGCGGTGGTCGAGCAGGAGCCGGCCGGCCGCGTGGCCTCCGCGCGCTTCACCGTCGCCGACGGGGGCGGCGCCGTCCGCGACCAGACCGACAGCGGCGGCGCGGCCCCCTGCCACCTGGCGCTGCACCCCGACGGCACCACCTTGTTCGTCGCCAACTACGTGTCGGGGACGGTCGCGGTCTTCGCCCTGGACGCCGAGGGCCGGGTCGCCGGCAGCGAGCCCGCGCAGGTGATCCAGCACTCCGGCTCGGGTCCGCGGACCGACCGGCAGGAGGGCCCGCACGCGCACCAGGTGGTGGTCTCCCCCTCGGGACGCTGGGTGCTGGCCGTGGACCTCGGGACGGACGCGGTGTACGTGTACTCCTACGAATCCGAGTCCGGCCGGCTGTCGGCACAGAGCCACGTGCAGCTGCCCGGCGGCTCGGGCCCGCGCCACCTGGCCTTCCACGGCTCGGGGAACTACTTCTACCTGCTGAACGAGATCTCCTGGACCGTGGCGGTGTGCTCGTGGGACGAGTCCACCGGCGTCGGCGAGGCCGGTCCGGAGGTCCCGAGCCGGGCCGCGGTCGACCGTGCGGCGTCCGACCGCGCCTGGTGCGCGGCGATCCGGGTGTCGGCCGACGACCGTTTCGTGTACGCCTCCAACCGCATCGACGACACGATCGCGGTCTTCGCGGTGGTCGACGACGGCGCCGGCCTGGAGCAGATCGAGGTCGTGCCGGCCGGCGGCTCGTGGCCGCGCGACATCGTGCTGTCCCCGGACGGCACGCTGCTGTTCAGCGCGAACCAGCACTCGGATTCGATCACGGTGTTCCGGGTCGACGCCGAGAGCGGGCGGCTGACGCCGGTCGGGACGCCTTACGCGGTCACGACCCCGGCGTCGCTGCTGCCGATCTCCGGCTGA